One Cellulomonas sp. Y8 DNA segment encodes these proteins:
- the csrA gene encoding carbon storage regulator CsrA, whose translation MLVLSRRVGERLVIGDDIVVTVIEVRSDGVRLGIDAPRSVAVHRAEVLEAVTAANLAATDAATDAGDDAVESLRGLVAGQPAPAAAPEPTPSDEDRPGR comes from the coding sequence ATGCTGGTGCTGAGCAGACGGGTCGGCGAGCGCCTCGTGATCGGGGACGACATCGTCGTGACCGTGATCGAGGTGCGCAGCGACGGCGTCCGCCTCGGCATCGACGCCCCGCGCTCCGTCGCCGTGCACCGCGCCGAGGTGCTGGAGGCCGTCACCGCGGCCAACCTCGCCGCCACCGACGCGGCGACCGACGCCGGAGACGACGCCGTCGAGTCCCTGCGCGGCCTCGTCGCGGGCCAGCCCGCCCCGGCCGCCGCGCCGGAGCCGACGCCCTCGGACGAGGACCGCCCCGGCCGCTGA
- a CDS encoding chemotaxis protein CheA, translating to MDEIVREFLVESHENLDQLDQDLVALESEPGSRSLIASVFRTIHTIKGTSGFLAFSRLERVAHAGENLLVELRDGRRSMDQATTDVLLRLVDTIREILRAIEVEGGEGGVEIDAVIAAIEAIQATEPGAEPAAEAGAPAAAAPAPAAPEPEPAPAAPVAAAPAAVVPAPAPAPAVEAVAPAPAPAPAPAPAPAAAAPAAPTEELGSLRGGAADASIRVDVDLLDALMRQVGELVLARNQISRLATGTDDVDLARSAQRLNLIAGELQEGVMKTRMQPIEHLWSKMPRMVRDVAAACHREVQLELSGGDTELDRSLLEAVKDPLTHLVRNAVDHGIEASADRVAAGKAPKGVLGLRAYHASGQVVVEVADDGRGIDPEKIGAKAVQKGLRTADQVASMGQADLLQLLFLPGFSTAEVVSNVSGRGVGMDVVRTKIESIGGAVEVDSVVGRGTTWRLRIPLTLAIMPALTVECSGDLYAIPQVNLLELVALDSQRSESGIEHIHEAAVYRLRGELLPLVSLSEVLEVGGERPENAVIAVVQSDQQRFGLLVDRVLNTEEIVVKPLSARLKAIGAYSGATVLGDGHVALILDVQAIARRALAGELDVAARDAHDKAAATAIRDTQQVLVVGIGGGRQVAMPLASVARLEHVQADQVEYVGGREVVQYRGTILPLARLDRILGAYGSEESSELLLVVYSRAGRSVGLVVKEIVDIVDDDSARHSDIEDAGLVGSTVLGEKVTELLDVRRAILAADAAFYDERPEHRSTYDDLPTQVGGSELVGATR from the coding sequence ATGGACGAGATCGTCCGCGAGTTCCTCGTGGAGAGCCACGAGAACCTCGACCAGCTCGACCAGGACCTGGTGGCCCTGGAGAGCGAACCGGGGTCGCGCTCGCTCATCGCGAGCGTGTTCCGGACGATCCACACGATCAAGGGGACCAGTGGGTTCCTCGCGTTCTCGCGCCTGGAGCGCGTGGCCCACGCGGGGGAGAACCTGCTGGTCGAGCTGCGCGACGGCCGCCGGTCGATGGACCAGGCGACCACCGACGTGCTGCTGCGGCTGGTGGACACGATCCGCGAGATCCTGCGGGCGATCGAGGTCGAGGGCGGCGAGGGCGGGGTCGAGATCGACGCGGTCATCGCCGCGATCGAGGCGATCCAGGCGACCGAGCCCGGCGCCGAGCCGGCCGCCGAGGCCGGCGCACCGGCAGCCGCGGCCCCCGCGCCCGCCGCCCCGGAGCCCGAGCCCGCGCCGGCCGCCCCCGTGGCCGCCGCGCCCGCGGCCGTGGTCCCGGCGCCCGCGCCGGCCCCCGCCGTCGAGGCCGTGGCCCCCGCCCCGGCGCCCGCCCCGGCCCCGGCCCCGGCCCCGGCCGCCGCCGCGCCCGCGGCCCCGACCGAGGAGCTCGGCTCGCTCCGCGGCGGTGCCGCCGACGCGTCGATCCGCGTGGACGTCGACCTGCTCGACGCCCTCATGCGCCAGGTCGGCGAGCTGGTCCTGGCCCGCAACCAGATCAGCCGCCTCGCGACGGGCACCGACGACGTCGACCTCGCCCGCTCCGCGCAGCGCCTCAACCTCATCGCCGGCGAGCTGCAGGAGGGGGTCATGAAGACCCGCATGCAGCCCATCGAGCACCTGTGGTCGAAGATGCCGCGCATGGTGCGGGACGTCGCGGCCGCGTGCCACCGCGAGGTGCAGCTGGAGCTGTCCGGCGGTGACACCGAGCTCGACCGCAGCCTGCTGGAGGCCGTGAAGGACCCGCTGACGCACCTGGTGCGCAACGCGGTCGACCACGGCATCGAGGCGTCGGCGGACCGCGTCGCGGCCGGCAAGGCGCCGAAGGGCGTCCTCGGCCTGCGCGCGTACCACGCGTCCGGCCAGGTGGTCGTGGAGGTCGCCGACGACGGCCGGGGCATCGACCCGGAGAAGATCGGCGCCAAGGCGGTCCAGAAGGGCCTGCGCACGGCCGACCAGGTCGCGTCGATGGGCCAGGCCGACCTGCTGCAGCTGCTGTTCCTGCCGGGCTTCTCGACGGCCGAGGTCGTGTCCAACGTCTCCGGCCGCGGCGTCGGCATGGACGTCGTCCGCACCAAGATCGAGTCGATCGGCGGCGCGGTCGAGGTCGACTCGGTCGTGGGCCGCGGCACGACGTGGCGGCTGCGCATCCCGCTGACGCTGGCGATCATGCCGGCGCTGACGGTGGAGTGCAGCGGCGACCTGTACGCGATCCCGCAGGTGAACCTGCTGGAGCTCGTGGCGCTCGACTCGCAGCGCTCGGAGTCCGGCATCGAGCACATCCACGAGGCGGCCGTGTACCGGCTGCGCGGGGAGCTGCTGCCGCTGGTGTCGCTCTCGGAGGTCCTCGAGGTCGGCGGCGAGCGCCCCGAGAACGCGGTCATCGCCGTCGTCCAGTCGGACCAGCAGCGGTTCGGCCTGCTGGTCGACCGGGTGCTGAACACCGAGGAGATCGTGGTCAAGCCGCTGTCCGCCCGCCTCAAGGCGATCGGCGCGTACTCCGGCGCGACCGTCCTCGGCGACGGCCACGTCGCGCTGATCCTCGACGTGCAGGCCATCGCCCGCCGCGCCCTGGCCGGCGAGCTCGACGTCGCCGCCCGCGACGCGCACGACAAGGCCGCGGCCACCGCGATCCGCGACACCCAGCAGGTCCTGGTGGTCGGGATCGGCGGCGGCCGCCAGGTCGCGATGCCGCTCGCGTCGGTCGCCCGCCTGGAGCACGTGCAGGCGGACCAGGTCGAGTACGTCGGCGGCCGGGAGGTCGTGCAGTACCGCGGCACGATCCTGCCGCTGGCCCGGCTCGACCGGATCCTCGGCGCCTACGGGTCCGAGGAGTCGTCCGAGCTGCTGCTGGTGGTCTACAGCCGGGCGGGCCGCAGCGTCGGCCTGGTGGTCAAGGAGATCGTGGACATCGTCGACGACGACTCGGCCCGGCACTCCGACATCGAGGACGCCGGCCTGGTCGGCTCCACGGTGCTCGGGGAGAAGGTCACGGAGCTGCTGGACGTGCGCCGCGCGATCCTCGCCGCGGACGCGGCGTTCTACGACGAGCGGCCCGAGCACCGCTCCACGTACGACGACCTCCCGACGCAGGTCGGCGGGTCCGAGCTGGTGGGAGCCACCCGATGA
- a CDS encoding chemotaxis protein CheW, with protein MSQYVTFSLGGSLYGVDVTRVQEALRSHVRTRVPLSPPAVAGLVNLRGQVVLTVDLRPRLGLEPLGEDAEPMMVVVQVAGEPVSLLVDEIGDVMEVGPETFEAPPETLDAALRPLILGAHKLDGRLLLVLDVDQATAA; from the coding sequence ATGAGCCAGTACGTCACGTTCAGCCTCGGCGGGAGCCTGTACGGGGTCGACGTCACCCGGGTCCAGGAGGCGCTGCGCTCGCACGTCCGCACCCGCGTGCCGCTGTCCCCGCCGGCCGTCGCCGGCCTGGTGAACCTCCGCGGCCAGGTCGTCCTGACGGTCGACCTGCGCCCCCGCCTCGGCCTGGAGCCGCTGGGCGAGGACGCGGAGCCGATGATGGTCGTCGTGCAGGTGGCGGGGGAGCCCGTGAGCCTGCTGGTCGACGAGATCGGCGACGTCATGGAGGTCGGCCCCGAGACGTTCGAGGCCCCGCCGGAGACGCTCGACGCCGCGCTGCGCCCGCTGATCCTCGGGGCGCACAAGCTCGACGGCCGGCTGCTGCTGGTCCTGGACGTCGACCAGGCCACCGCGGCCTGA
- a CDS encoding methyl-accepting chemotaxis protein — protein MSRTATAPSRARGLRLSIAGKVLGLLAAAGLVAVLVVVAAATSLVQLRDEVAKEGAYVAQLGQVSDLQRALQAGRARMVEYPAASTDVRADLRDQLAEYVTKIQDQQAAYDDLAVNDQAWSDFDSGWNEMVRLAQDELFPMADEGDVTGAAAFYRAEILPQTTIAADAIALENQSVAEVADASTDEASATVTRTLVTVVVLLVVGLALVLAIGFAVSRRLAQGAGQVRHALEAMAEGDLTVRADVRTADELGDMARSLATAQESLRGVVSGVVETAQTVAAAAEELSAASTQVVAGSDETSAQAGVVAAAAEQVSRNVQTVAAGAEQMGASIREIAQNASQAAKVAGQATDAAAVTNDQVARLGTSSQEIGNVVKVITSIAEQTNLLALNATIEAARAGEAGKGFAVVAGEVKELAQETAKATEDIARRVEAIQADTSGAVGAIGEISHIIASINDYQLTIASAVEEQTATTTEMSRSVAEAATGSGEIATNITGVASAATQSSQTLNQMGDSIGELARLSEDLRGRVARFTY, from the coding sequence ATGTCCCGAACCGCCACCGCCCCGTCCCGCGCCCGCGGGCTGCGGCTGTCCATCGCCGGCAAGGTGCTCGGCCTGCTCGCGGCCGCCGGCCTCGTGGCCGTGCTCGTCGTGGTCGCCGCGGCGACCAGCCTCGTGCAGCTGCGCGACGAGGTCGCCAAGGAGGGCGCGTACGTCGCCCAGCTCGGCCAGGTCAGCGACCTGCAGCGGGCGCTCCAGGCGGGCCGCGCGCGGATGGTCGAGTACCCGGCGGCGTCGACCGACGTGCGCGCCGACCTGCGCGACCAGCTCGCGGAGTACGTGACGAAGATCCAGGACCAGCAGGCCGCGTACGACGACCTCGCGGTGAACGACCAGGCGTGGTCCGACTTCGACTCGGGCTGGAACGAGATGGTCCGCCTGGCGCAGGACGAGCTGTTCCCGATGGCCGACGAGGGCGACGTGACCGGCGCGGCGGCGTTCTACCGCGCCGAGATCCTGCCGCAGACGACGATCGCCGCGGACGCGATCGCGCTCGAGAACCAGTCGGTGGCCGAGGTCGCCGACGCGAGCACCGACGAGGCGTCCGCCACGGTGACCCGCACCCTGGTCACCGTGGTCGTGCTGCTGGTCGTGGGCCTGGCGCTCGTCCTGGCGATCGGGTTCGCCGTGTCGCGGAGGCTCGCGCAGGGCGCCGGCCAGGTGCGGCACGCGCTCGAGGCGATGGCCGAGGGCGACCTCACCGTCCGCGCCGACGTGCGCACGGCCGACGAGCTGGGCGACATGGCCCGCTCGCTCGCCACCGCCCAGGAGAGCCTGCGCGGTGTCGTGTCCGGCGTCGTCGAGACGGCGCAGACCGTCGCCGCGGCGGCCGAGGAGCTGTCGGCGGCGTCGACCCAGGTGGTCGCCGGCTCCGACGAGACGAGCGCGCAGGCGGGCGTGGTCGCGGCGGCCGCGGAGCAGGTGTCGCGCAACGTGCAGACGGTGGCGGCGGGCGCGGAGCAGATGGGCGCCAGCATCCGGGAGATCGCGCAGAACGCCTCGCAGGCGGCCAAGGTCGCCGGGCAGGCCACCGACGCCGCGGCGGTCACGAACGACCAGGTCGCCCGCCTGGGCACCTCGTCCCAGGAGATCGGGAACGTCGTCAAGGTCATCACGAGCATCGCGGAGCAGACGAACCTGCTGGCGCTGAACGCCACCATCGAGGCGGCGCGCGCGGGTGAGGCGGGCAAGGGCTTCGCGGTCGTGGCCGGGGAGGTCAAGGAGCTGGCGCAGGAGACGGCGAAGGCGACCGAGGACATCGCGCGCCGGGTCGAGGCGATCCAGGCCGACACCAGCGGCGCGGTCGGCGCGATCGGCGAGATCTCGCACATCATCGCGAGCATCAACGACTACCAGCTGACGATCGCGTCGGCGGTCGAGGAGCAGACGGCGACGACCACGGAGATGTCCCGGTCGGTGGCCGAGGCCGCGACCGGCTCGGGCGAGATCGCCACCAACATCACCGGTGTCGCGTCGGCCGCGACGCAGTCCTCCCAGACCCTCAACCAGATGGGCGACTCGATCGGCGAGCTCGCCCGGCTGTCCGAGGACCTGCGCGGACGCGTGGCCCGCTTCACCTACTGA
- a CDS encoding methyl-accepting chemotaxis protein: MSVTTTSRKPSTAALDRVPTPRGPGGSVPARTAGTPASPGRRTGRTAALFVDRGVRTKILLLLALVVAVVAGTGAFASVRMGALADETGTVQGVASDVIAPLALVHQEEIKARMVIAEAGAGESTTEADQQEALDEIAATDADLQAAADAFEEGLGGIEVPGWADFQAAWAQYRQIRDEQLVPAAFAGDDAAFDAVNEGEARTAVDAMIAGLDAAEKSADDFLRQTADSAAAQATSGARVLLFVLSAGVLLVAAVGLVIAQVIRRQVTEVQRAVEAMADGDLTVVPAVDSADELGQMARAVTRAQENLRATVSGVVETAQTVAAAAEELSAASHQVVAGSDETSAQAGVVAAAAEQVSRNVQTVAAGAEQMGASIREIAQNSTQAARIAGQATDVARTTNDQVARLGVSSQEIGNVVKVITTIAEQTNLLALNATIEAARAGEAGKGFAVVAGEVKELAQETAKATEDIARRVEAIQGDTTGAVAAISEISQIIASINDYQLTIASAVEEQTATTNEMSRSVAEAATGSGEIATNITGVAAAAAESSQTLNQMGGSIGELARMSEDLRARVAGFRY; the protein is encoded by the coding sequence ATGAGCGTCACCACGACGTCGAGGAAGCCGTCGACGGCCGCCCTCGACCGCGTGCCCACGCCGCGCGGCCCGGGCGGGTCCGTGCCCGCACGCACCGCCGGCACGCCGGCCTCGCCGGGTCGCCGTACCGGCCGCACCGCGGCCCTGTTCGTCGACCGGGGGGTGCGCACCAAGATCCTGCTGCTGCTGGCCCTCGTGGTCGCGGTGGTCGCCGGCACGGGCGCCTTCGCCTCCGTGCGCATGGGAGCCCTGGCGGACGAGACCGGGACCGTGCAGGGCGTGGCCTCCGACGTCATCGCGCCGCTGGCCCTGGTGCACCAGGAGGAGATCAAGGCGCGCATGGTCATCGCCGAGGCGGGCGCGGGCGAGTCGACCACCGAGGCCGACCAGCAGGAGGCCCTGGACGAGATCGCCGCGACGGACGCGGACCTGCAGGCCGCGGCGGACGCGTTCGAGGAGGGCCTCGGCGGCATCGAGGTGCCGGGGTGGGCCGACTTCCAGGCCGCGTGGGCGCAGTACCGGCAGATCCGGGACGAGCAGCTGGTGCCGGCGGCGTTCGCCGGCGACGACGCCGCGTTCGACGCCGTCAACGAGGGCGAGGCCCGGACCGCGGTCGACGCGATGATCGCCGGCCTCGACGCCGCCGAGAAGAGCGCGGACGACTTCCTGCGGCAGACCGCGGACAGCGCCGCGGCTCAGGCCACCTCGGGTGCCCGGGTGCTGCTGTTCGTGCTATCGGCCGGCGTCCTGCTGGTCGCCGCGGTGGGCCTCGTGATCGCCCAGGTGATCCGCCGCCAGGTGACCGAGGTGCAGCGCGCGGTCGAGGCGATGGCCGACGGCGACCTGACGGTCGTCCCCGCCGTCGACTCCGCCGACGAGCTCGGCCAGATGGCCCGGGCCGTGACCCGCGCCCAGGAGAACCTGCGCGCCACGGTGTCGGGCGTGGTCGAGACGGCGCAGACGGTCGCCGCCGCGGCCGAGGAGCTGTCCGCCGCGTCCCACCAGGTGGTCGCCGGCTCGGACGAGACCTCCGCGCAGGCGGGCGTCGTCGCCGCGGCGGCCGAGCAGGTGTCCCGCAACGTGCAGACCGTGGCCGCGGGCGCCGAGCAGATGGGTGCCTCGATCCGCGAGATCGCGCAGAACTCCACCCAGGCCGCGCGCATCGCCGGCCAGGCCACCGACGTCGCCCGGACGACCAACGACCAGGTCGCGCGCCTCGGGGTGTCCAGCCAGGAGATCGGCAACGTCGTCAAGGTCATCACGACCATCGCCGAGCAGACCAATCTGCTGGCGCTGAACGCCACGATCGAGGCGGCGCGCGCGGGGGAGGCCGGCAAGGGCTTCGCGGTCGTCGCCGGCGAGGTCAAGGAGCTCGCCCAGGAGACCGCCAAGGCCACGGAGGACATCGCCCGCCGCGTCGAGGCCATCCAGGGCGACACCACCGGCGCCGTGGCCGCGATCAGCGAGATCTCCCAGATCATCGCGTCGATCAACGACTACCAGCTGACGATCGCCAGCGCGGTCGAGGAGCAGACGGCGACCACCAACGAGATGTCGCGGTCCGTCGCGGAGGCGGCCACGGGCTCGGGGGAGATCGCCACCAACATCACCGGGGTCGCGGCCGCAGCCGCGGAGTCCTCGCAGACGCTCAACCAGATGGGCGGCTCGATCGGCGAGCTCGCCCGGATGTCCGAGGACCTGCGCGCCCGGGTGGCGGGCTTCCGCTACTGA
- a CDS encoding methyl-accepting chemotaxis protein, with protein MSVQHDGSPRRLWADRPVLVKILTAVLVMVAMTAVVTAVAIGSLRTLRADAAEMYTGNVTPLQQLTEIQRSFQGDRARVIQYGIADAETRATLADELTERQGDLAALIEEYRANAVSQDDVDTMVAALDDYYAAAEDTLFPMADAGDTEEFGTYFNDTVRPLTTAVMDAMQVETTSQGDQAAALAKETDALGARSVWITVLVALVGALAATALAWVVARGIVRRIGGVSHALAAAGDGDLTVPSGVTGRDEIGTLAVDLERTQTSLRGLVSGVVETAQTVAAAAEELSVASHQVVAGSDETSAQAGVVAAAAEQVSRNVQTVAAGAEEMGASIREIAQNASQAAKVAGQATDVAAATNDQVTRLGESSQEIGNVVKAITSIAEQTNLLALNATIEAARAGEAGKGFAVVAGEVKELAQETAKATEDIVRRVEAIQADTGAAVTAIGEISHIIASINDYQLTIASAVEEQTATTTEMSRSVAEAATGSGEIATNITGVASATATSSQTLGQMGDSIGELARMSEDLRGRVARFTY; from the coding sequence ATGAGCGTGCAGCACGACGGCTCCCCGCGCCGGCTCTGGGCCGACCGCCCGGTGCTGGTCAAGATCCTCACCGCGGTGCTCGTGATGGTCGCGATGACCGCGGTCGTGACCGCCGTGGCGATCGGCTCGCTGCGCACGCTGCGTGCCGACGCGGCCGAGATGTACACGGGCAACGTGACGCCGCTGCAGCAGCTCACCGAGATCCAGCGCTCGTTCCAGGGCGACCGCGCCCGCGTCATCCAGTACGGCATCGCGGACGCCGAGACCCGCGCCACGCTCGCGGACGAGCTCACCGAGCGCCAGGGCGACCTGGCCGCGCTGATCGAGGAGTACCGGGCCAACGCGGTCAGCCAGGACGACGTCGACACGATGGTCGCGGCGCTGGACGACTACTACGCGGCGGCCGAGGACACGCTGTTCCCGATGGCCGACGCGGGGGACACCGAGGAGTTCGGCACGTACTTCAACGACACCGTGCGACCGCTGACCACCGCGGTGATGGACGCGATGCAGGTCGAGACCACGTCCCAGGGCGACCAGGCGGCTGCGCTCGCGAAGGAGACGGACGCCCTGGGCGCCCGGTCGGTGTGGATCACGGTGCTGGTCGCGCTGGTCGGCGCGCTCGCCGCGACCGCCCTGGCCTGGGTGGTCGCCCGCGGCATCGTCCGCCGGATCGGCGGCGTCTCGCACGCCCTCGCCGCGGCCGGCGACGGCGACCTGACCGTGCCGTCGGGCGTCACCGGGCGGGACGAGATCGGCACCCTCGCGGTCGACCTCGAGCGCACCCAGACCAGCCTCCGCGGCCTGGTGTCGGGCGTCGTCGAGACCGCCCAGACGGTGGCCGCGGCCGCCGAGGAGCTGTCCGTGGCCTCGCACCAGGTCGTCGCCGGCTCCGACGAGACCTCGGCGCAGGCCGGCGTCGTCGCGGCCGCCGCCGAGCAGGTGTCCCGCAACGTGCAGACCGTCGCGGCCGGCGCCGAGGAGATGGGCGCCTCCATCCGCGAGATCGCCCAGAACGCGTCGCAGGCGGCCAAGGTCGCCGGCCAGGCCACCGACGTCGCGGCCGCCACGAACGACCAGGTCACCCGGCTCGGCGAGTCCAGCCAGGAGATCGGCAACGTCGTCAAGGCCATCACCAGCATCGCCGAGCAGACCAACCTGCTGGCGCTGAACGCCACCATCGAGGCGGCCCGCGCGGGCGAGGCGGGCAAGGGCTTCGCCGTCGTCGCCGGCGAGGTCAAGGAGCTCGCCCAGGAGACCGCCAAGGCGACCGAGGACATCGTCCGGCGCGTCGAGGCGATCCAGGCCGACACCGGCGCCGCCGTGACCGCGATCGGCGAGATCTCGCACATCATCGCGAGCATCAACGACTACCAGCTGACCATCGCGTCGGCCGTCGAGGAGCAGACCGCGACCACCACGGAGATGTCCCGCTCGGTGGCCGAGGCCGCGACCGGCTCGGGCGAGATCGCCACCAACATCACCGGCGTCGCGTCCGCGACCGCGACGTCCTCGCAGACGCTCGGCCAGATGGGCGACTCGATCGGCGAGCTCGCGCGCATGTCCGAGGACCTGCGCGGCCGGGTGGCCCGCTTCACGTACTGA
- the chvE gene encoding multiple monosaccharide ABC transporter substrate-binding protein translates to MRHGKRRRAGNALAASLALAAVVTVAGCGSVDAGGSADARPLVGVAMPTTTSERWIADGENVQDQLQALGYDVDLEYAENDVPTQVQQLEDMIAAGADALVIGSIDGVALKDVLAEAAAADIPVIAYDRLIRESPDVAYYATFDNARVGVLQATQLLQGLGVLDAGGEPTGATGPYNVELFAGSTDDNNASVFYSGAMQVLQPYLDAGVLVVPSRETDFETIATAAWDPKNATARMQTLLPRYADRRLDGVLSPYDGISIAILDAVKGIGYGSVDQPLPVVTGQDAELASAKSIAAGEQYGTVYKDTRQLAEVAVSMVRALLDGAEPETNDNASYDNGVKVVPSYLLSPQVVTSQNYRQVLVDGGYYSPEELG, encoded by the coding sequence ATGAGGCACGGGAAGCGTCGCCGTGCGGGGAATGCGCTCGCCGCGTCCCTCGCCCTGGCGGCGGTGGTGACGGTCGCGGGCTGCGGGTCCGTGGACGCCGGGGGGAGCGCGGACGCGCGCCCGCTGGTCGGCGTGGCGATGCCCACGACGACGTCGGAGCGGTGGATCGCGGACGGCGAGAACGTCCAGGACCAGCTGCAGGCGCTCGGCTACGACGTCGACCTCGAGTACGCCGAGAACGACGTGCCCACCCAGGTGCAGCAGCTCGAGGACATGATCGCGGCCGGCGCGGACGCGCTGGTGATCGGCTCCATCGACGGCGTCGCGCTCAAGGACGTGCTCGCGGAGGCGGCCGCGGCGGACATCCCGGTGATCGCCTACGACCGCCTGATCCGCGAGTCCCCCGACGTCGCGTACTACGCCACGTTCGACAACGCCCGGGTCGGCGTCCTGCAGGCCACGCAGCTGCTCCAGGGCCTCGGCGTCCTGGACGCCGGCGGCGAGCCCACCGGCGCGACCGGCCCCTACAACGTCGAGCTGTTCGCCGGGTCGACCGACGACAACAACGCGTCGGTGTTCTACAGCGGGGCGATGCAGGTGCTGCAGCCGTACCTCGACGCCGGGGTGCTGGTCGTCCCGTCGCGCGAGACCGACTTCGAGACGATCGCCACCGCCGCGTGGGACCCGAAGAACGCCACCGCCCGGATGCAGACCCTGCTCCCGCGGTACGCGGACCGGCGGCTCGACGGCGTGCTGTCGCCGTACGACGGCATCTCGATCGCGATCCTCGACGCGGTGAAGGGCATCGGCTACGGCTCGGTCGACCAGCCGCTGCCGGTCGTGACCGGCCAGGACGCCGAGCTGGCCTCCGCCAAGTCGATCGCGGCGGGCGAGCAGTACGGCACGGTCTACAAGGACACCCGCCAGCTCGCGGAGGTCGCCGTCTCGATGGTGCGCGCGCTGCTGGACGGCGCCGAGCCCGAGACCAACGACAACGCCTCGTACGACAACGGCGTGAAGGTCGTCCCGTCGTACCTGCTGTCGCCGCAGGTGGTCACGTCGCAGAACTACCGCCAGGTCCTCGTGGACGGCGGCTACTACTCGCCGGAGGAGCTGGGCTGA
- a CDS encoding methyl-accepting chemotaxis protein, translating into MRTTDHTPDAPAGTRRSRASWFWDRPIALKISVSLLVLGGTFALVGGVGAVALYRAGQHLEEMSGLTGDLQSAMSELRTAQTRSHLLVHRAAEATDDSVKAQLLESSAWNDRDVAAQIDAIDAYPQSDTRQWADFVTRWDAWTAYRDGTLLPFVQAGDLPGLRTALAADASADPDWAGRALALAQGQVDAQVDQILADSRAEVDRTILALIAAFVVGAALSGLLAVLVIRRITRAVRSVQGSLEAMADGDLTVTTAVPWRDETGRMAEALDQAQESLRTTLAGVVEAAGSVETTAASLTASNGDVVAGSQETSAQAGVVAAAAEQVSRNVQAVAAGAEQMGASIREIAQNASHAAKVASQATDVAAATNDQVARLGVSSQEIGNVVKVITSIAEQTNLLALNATIEAARAGEAGKGFAVVAGEVKELAQETAKATEDIARRVEAIQNDTTAAVTAIGEISQIIASINDYQLTIASAVEEQTATTTEMSRSVQEAATGSGEIASNITGVAGAAARSADVLGGVSSQVNDLASLSADLHERVARFTY; encoded by the coding sequence ATGCGCACCACCGACCACACCCCGGACGCCCCGGCCGGCACCCGGCGCAGCCGCGCGTCCTGGTTCTGGGACCGCCCGATCGCGCTCAAGATCTCCGTCTCGCTGCTCGTCCTGGGCGGCACGTTCGCCCTCGTCGGTGGCGTCGGAGCCGTGGCGCTGTACCGTGCGGGCCAGCACCTGGAGGAGATGTCCGGCCTGACCGGCGACCTGCAGTCGGCGATGTCCGAGCTGCGCACCGCCCAGACCCGCAGCCACCTGCTGGTGCACCGCGCCGCCGAGGCGACCGACGACTCGGTGAAGGCGCAGCTGCTCGAGTCCTCGGCGTGGAACGACCGCGACGTCGCCGCGCAGATCGACGCCATCGACGCCTACCCGCAGTCCGACACCCGGCAGTGGGCCGACTTCGTGACCCGCTGGGACGCGTGGACCGCCTACCGCGACGGCACGCTGCTGCCGTTCGTGCAGGCGGGCGACCTGCCCGGCCTGCGCACCGCGCTCGCGGCCGACGCCTCGGCGGACCCCGACTGGGCGGGCCGCGCGCTGGCGCTGGCGCAGGGCCAGGTCGACGCCCAGGTGGACCAGATCCTCGCCGACAGCCGCGCGGAGGTGGACCGCACGATCCTCGCGCTGATCGCCGCGTTCGTCGTCGGCGCGGCCCTGTCCGGCCTGCTTGCCGTGCTCGTCATCCGCCGGATCACCCGGGCGGTGCGCAGCGTGCAGGGCTCGCTCGAGGCGATGGCCGACGGCGACCTCACCGTGACCACGGCGGTGCCGTGGCGGGACGAGACCGGTCGGATGGCCGAGGCGCTCGACCAGGCGCAGGAGTCGCTGCGCACGACGCTCGCGGGCGTGGTGGAGGCCGCCGGCTCGGTGGAGACCACCGCCGCCAGCCTCACCGCGTCGAACGGCGACGTGGTCGCGGGCTCCCAGGAGACCTCGGCCCAGGCGGGCGTCGTCGCCGCGGCGGCCGAGCAGGTGTCCCGCAACGTGCAGGCGGTCGCCGCCGGCGCGGAGCAGATGGGCGCCAGCATCCGGGAGATCGCGCAGAACGCCTCGCACGCCGCCAAGGTGGCCAGCCAGGCGACCGACGTCGCCGCCGCGACCAACGACCAGGTCGCCCGCCTGGGCGTGTCCAGCCAGGAGATCGGCAACGTCGTCAAGGTCATCACGAGCATCGCCGAGCAGACCAACCTGCTGGCGCTGAACGCGACGATCGAGGCGGCCCGGGCGGGGGAGGCCGGCAAGGGCTTCGCCGTCGTCGCCGGCGAGGTGAAGGAGCTCGCCCAGGAGACCGCCAAGGCCACGGAGGACATCGCCCGCCGGGTCGAGGCCATCCAGAACGACACCACGGCGGCCGTCACGGCGATCGGGGAGATCTCCCAGATCATCGCGTCGATCAACGACTACCAGCTGACGATCGCCAGCGCGGTGGAGGAGCAGACGGCCACCACGACCGAGATGTCGCGGTCCGTCCAGGAGGCCGCCACGGGGTCGGGTGAGATCGCCAGCAACATCACCGGCGTCGCGGGCGCCGCGGCGCGCTCCGCGGACGTCCTTGGAGGGGTGTCCTCGCAGGTCAACGACCTCGCGTCGCTGTCCGCCGACCTGCACGAGCGGGTCGCGCGTTTCACCTACTGA